A genomic window from Serinus canaria isolate serCan28SL12 chromosome 4A, serCan2020, whole genome shotgun sequence includes:
- the SYTL4 gene encoding synaptotagmin-like protein 4, with protein sequence MSEAVDLSFLSDVERDLILQVLQRDEELRKAEERRIRRLKNELLEIRRKGAKRGSQRYSERTCARCQQSLGRVSPKANTCRGCNHLVCRDCRSYSPSGSWRCKVCTKEAELKKTTGDWFYDQRVNRFANHLGSDMVRLSLRHRPTANKRETVGQTLLQKAQLSEPKSSSAVRQPSPPAPREGSSLFPDASDSRDGKSDTESMENMSLDSYRPSPADVGGRRNSLERAIPGKQVVGPAGPASSSLTLPLRSKNAFSDRRDATVGTRSSTVVDEHETIFKKNPRRVVRPADYTKSVIDLRPEDLVGEGGSLGDRSKSVPGLNTELEEEEEDIDNLVEIHRQRVARGSMRSGTSSSTLGSMVSIYSEAGDFGSVAVTGGISFSLSYEQKTQTLFIHVKECRQLAYGDEGRKRSNPYVKTYLLPDKSRQGKRKTTIKRNTINPLYNELLKYEISKSLLLARTLQFSVWHHDRFGRNTFLGEAEVPLGAWNFESHLEEFLPLHGKIGADAAGLLQYKGELVVSMKYIPSAKHPGAGNGRKGKTGEGGELQVWIKEAKNLTAAKSGGTSDSFVKGYLLPHKNKASKRKTPVVKKTLNPHYNHTFVYNGIKAEELQHLCLELTVWDREPLSSNDFLGGVRLGVGTGMSNGQAVDWMDSTGEELNLWQKMCQYPGSWAEGTLQLRSTMAKLGP encoded by the exons ATGTCGGAGGCTGTGGACCTGTCTTTCCTGTCGGACGTGGAGAGAGATCTGAtcctgcaggtcctgcagcGCGACGAGGAGCTCCgcaaggcagaggagaggaggatcAG GCGCCTGAAGAATGAGCTGCTGGAGATCCGGCGCAAGGGAGCCAAGCGGGGCAGCCAGCGCTACAGCGAGCGGACCTGCGCCcgctgccagcagagcctgggccgTGTCAGCCCCAAAGCCAACACTTGCCGGGGCTGCAACCACTTGGTGTGTCGGGACTGCCGTTCCTACAGCCCCAGCGGCTCCTGGCGCTGCAAAGTCTGCACCAAGGAGGC TGAGCTGAAGAAGACAACGGGTGACTGGTTCTATGACCAGAGGGTGAACCGCTTTGCCAACCACCTGGGCAGCGACATGGTGCGGCTGTCCCTGCGGCACAGGCCGACAG CCAACAAAAGAGAGACTGTGGGACAAACCCTGCTCCAGAAAGCCCAGCTCAGTGAGCCTAAAAGCTCCTCTGCAGTCCGGCAGCCGAGCCCCCCTGCACCCCGGGAGGGGTCCAG TTTGTTTCCAGATGCCTCAGACTCTCGGGATGGCAAAAGTGACACGGAGTCCATGGAAAACATGAGCCTGGACAGCTACAGACCTAGTCCTGCTGATGTGGGGGGCAG GAGGAACTCCCTGGAGAGAGCCATCCCTGGAAAACAGGTTGTTGGGCCAGCAGGACCTGCTTCctccagcctgaccctcccTCTCCGCTCCAAGAACGCGTTCTCTGACAGACGG GATGCCACCGTGGGGACCCGCAGCAGCACCGTGGTGGACGAGCATGAAACAATATTCAAGAAGAACCCCCGTCGGGTGGTGAGGCCTGCGG ACTACACCAAGTCCGTGATCGACCTGCGCCCCGAGGACCTTGTGGGGGAAGGTGGCTCTTTGGGGGACAGGAGCAAGTCAGTGCCTGGCCTCAACACGGAGCTG gaggaggaggaggaggacatCGATAACCTGGTGGAGATCCACCGGCAGCGGGTGGCCCGGGGCAGCATGCGCAGTGGCACCTCCTCG AGCACACTGGGGAGCATGGTCAGCATTTACAGCGAGGCCGGCGACTTCGGCAGCGTGGCTGTCACCGGGGGCATCTCCTTCTCCCTGAGCTACGAGCAGAAGACACAGACCTTGTTCATCCACGTGAAGGAGTGTCGCCAGCTGGCCTATGGGGACGAGGGCAGGAAGCGCTCCAACCC CTATGTGAAGACCTACCTCCTGCCCGACAAATCCCGGCAAGGGAAGCGCAAGACAACCATCAAACGCAACACCATCAACCCCCTGTACAACGAGCTGCTGAAG TATGAGATTAGCAAGTCCCTCCTGCTGGCGAGGACGCTGCAGTTCTCAGTGTGGCACCACGACCGCTTCGGCCGCAACACCTtcctgggggaggcagaggtCCCTCTGGGGGCCTGGAACTTCGAGAGTCACCTGGAGGAGTTCCTGCCCCTGCATGGCAAG ATTGGGGCTGATGCTGCTGGTCTGCTCCAGTACAAAGGGGAGCTGGTTGTCTCCATGAAGTACATCCCATCTGCCAAgcatcctggggctgggaatggcaggaaaG GCAAAACAGGGGAAGGTGGTGAGCTCCAGGTCTGGATCAAAGAAGCCAAGAACCTCACAGCAGCCAAGTCTGGAGGGACCTCAGACAGCTTTGTCAAGGG CTACCTCCTGCCACACAAAAACAAAGCCTCCAAGAGGAAGACGCCTGTGGTGAAGAAGACCCTGAACCCTCACTACAACCACACCTTTGTCTACAATGGCATCAAGGccgaggagctgcagcacctctgcctgGAGCTGACGGTCTGGGACCGGGAGCCGCTGTCCAGCAACGACTTCCTGGGGGGAGTGCGCCTGGGGGTGGGCACTG GCATGAGCAACGGGCAGGCTGTGGACTGGATGGACTCCACGGGCGAGGAGCTGAACCTGTGGCAGAAGATGTGCCAGTACCCGGgctcctgggcagaggggaCCCTCCAGCTCCGCTCCACCATGGCCAAGCTGGGGCCCtag
- the SRPX2 gene encoding sushi repeat-containing protein SRPX2 yields MTAPVLLLVLARLVSSTWHEGSGYYLESHTNEVYAEEPPSEPALDYRRVPQWCATLNIHRGEATCYSPRGSSYRSSLGTRCELSCARGYRLVGPSAVQCLPSRHWSGMAYCRQIRCHVLPAVLRGSYVCSAGVQMDSRCDYTCQPGYQLEGDRSRICMEDGHWSGSEPICVDLEPPKIRCPDSRERIAEPGKLTATVYWDPPRVRDSADGVIKRVMLRGPEPGSEFPEGEHVIRYTAHDQAYNRASCKFSIRVHVRRCPVLKPPQNGYISCTSDGNNYGATCEYLCDGGYERQGTSLRVCQSSQQWTGSQPLCAPMQINTDVSSAASLLDQFHEKRRLLVISAPDPSNRYYKMQISMLQQAACGLDLRHVTTVELVGQPPHEVGRIREHRLSLGIIEELRRFLHLTRSHFNAVLLDKAGTDRERYIAPVSPDELFVFIDTYLLSEREAARRAQSGDPCE; encoded by the exons ATGACAGCCCCCGTCCTGCTGCTGGTCCTTGCCAGGCTGGTGTCATCCACGTGGCACGAAG gGTCTGGCTACTACCTGGAGAGTCACACCAACGAGGTGTACGCAGAAGAACCCCCCTCTGAGCCCGCCCTGGATTACCGTCGAG TGCCGCAGTGGTGCGCCACGCTCAACATCCACCGCGGAGAGGCCACTTGCTACTCGCCCCGGGGCAGCTCCTACcgcagcagcctggggacacgCTGCGAGCTGAGCTGCGCCCGCGGATACCGCCTGGTGGGTCCCAGTGCCGTGCAGTGCCTGCCCAGCCGCCACTGGTCGGGAATGGCGTACTGCCGAC AAATCCGGTGCCACGTGCTGCCAGCGGTGCTGCGGGGCTCCTACGTGTGCTCAGCAGGCGTGCAGATGGATTCCCGCTGTGACTACACCTGCCAGCCCGGCTACCAGCTTGAGGGCGACCGGAGCCGCATCTGCATGGAGGATGGGCACTGGAGCGGGAGCGAGCCAATCTGTGTAG atCTGGAGCCTCCCAAGATCCGCTGTCCTGACTCCCGGGAGCGCATAGCAGAGCCAGGCAAGCTGACTGCCACCGTGTACTGGGACCCTCCCCGCGTGAGGGACTCCGCTGACGGTGTCATCAAGAG GGTGATGCTGCGGGGCCCGGAGCCCGGCTCGGAGTTCCCCGAAGGAGAGCATGTGATCCGCTACACCGCCCACGACCAGGCTTACAACCGCGCCAGCTGCAAGTTCAGCATCCGCGTCCACG TGAGGCGCTGCCCTGTCCTGAAGCCTCCGCAGAACGGGTACATCTCCTGCACCTCCGACGGCAACAACTACGGCGCCACCTGCGAGTACCTGTGCGACGGGGGCTACGAGCGCCAGGGCACCTCCCTGCGGGTGTGCCAGTCCAGCCAGCAGTGGACAGGCTCCCAGCCCCTTTGTGCCC CCATGCAGATCAACACGGATGTGAGCTCGGCCGCCAGCCTGCTGGACCAGTTCCACGAGAAACGCCGCCTCTTGGTCATCTCGGCCCCCGACCCCTCTAACCGCTACTACAAGATGCAGATCTCCatgctgcag CAAGCTGCCTGCGGGCTGGACCTGCGGCACGTCACCACCGTGGAGCTGGTGGGGCAGCCCCCGCACGAGGTGGGACGCATCCGGGAGCACCGGCTGTCCCTTGGCATCATCGAGGAGCTCAG GCGCTTCCTGCACCTCACACGCTCGCACTTCAACGCGGTGCTGCTGGACAAGGCGGGCACGGACCGCGAGCGCTACATCGCCCCGGTCAGCCCCGACGAGCTCTTCGTCTTCATCGACACCTACCTGCTGAGCGAGCGTGAGGCGGCACGGCGGGCACAGAGCGGGGACCCCTGCGAGTGA
- the TRMT12 gene encoding tRNA wybutosine-synthesizing protein 2 homolog — translation MEGTDVPMAVPTGVPALATEPRFAQRLRQCLQEERLLDGRYGLQRVPGGRVAVPVLPEKLSQLCLPAEMPCELLGIQDPVPSRAARRRSPAQRLREELRRLLGAGWSGELERDVPHAWQRHGDLVLLSEDSFRAEPWERLGSALWETIASALGARRVARRGRVMPDGMRSPRVTLLLGEHGWVEHVDNGIRYTFDVTKCMFSPGNITEKLRVASLPCSGEVLVDLYAGIGYFTLPFLVHAGAAFVHACEWNSHAVEALHRSLVLNGVRDRCHIHSGDSRQLQLQDVADRVNLGLIPSSEEGWPVACRVLKKDTGGVLHIHHNVETRPAPAPPQSAVLLAERGSPEAASPAGEAQHRAQHGGEETLEARLRPEWQRWAEGTATRIQGLLAELHGRPWRSSVLHIQPVKSYAPHVHHLVLDLECRPVLPV, via the exons ATGGAAGGCACGGACGTCCCCATGGCTGTCCCCACGGGTGTCCCCGCGCTGGCCACAGAGCCGAGGTTCGCCCAGCGCCTCAG GCAGTGTCTGCAAGAGGAGCGGCTCCTGGACGGGCGCTACGGGCTGCAGCGGGTGCCGGGCGGCCGCGTGGCCGTGCCGGTGCTGCCGGAGaagctgtcccagctctgcctgcccgCGGAGATGCCCTGTGAGCTGCTCGGGATCCAG GaccctgtcccctccagggCCGCCCGCCGGCGCTCGCCGGCCCAGAGGCTGCGGGAGGAGCTGCGGCGGCTGCTGGGGGCCGGCTGGTCGGGGGAGCTGGAGCGGGACGTGCCGCACGCCTGGCAGAGGCACGGGgacctggtgctgctgagcgAGGACAGcttcagggctgagccctgggagaggctgg GCTCGGCGCTCTGGGAGACGATCGCCTCTGCTTTAGGGGCCCGGCGGGTGGCCAGGCGAGGACGGGTGATGCCGGACGGGATGCGGAGCCCCAGGgtcaccctgctgctgggcGAGCACGGCTGGGTGGAGCACGTGGATAACGGCATcag GTACACCTTCGATGTGACCAAGTGCATGTTCTCCCCGGGAAACATCACCGAGAAGCTGCGTGTGgcctcactgccctgctccgGGGAGGTCCTGGTGGATCTCTATGCAG gcATCGGCTATTTCACGCTGCCGTTCCTGGTGCACGCTGGAGCCGCCTTTGTCCATGCCTGTGAGTGGAACAGCCACGCCGTGGAGGCCCTGCACAGGAGCCTGGTGCTGAACGGGGTGCGGGATCGCTGCCACATCCACAGCGGGGACAGCCGGCAG ctgcagctgcaggacgTGGCAGACAGGGTCAACCTGGGGCTGATCCCCAGCTCGGAGGAAGGCTGGCCAGTGGCCTGCCGCGTCCTGAAGAAGGACACGGGTGGGGTTCTCCACATCCACCACAATGTGGAGACTCGTCCCGCGCCGGCACCGCCGCAGAGCGcggtgctgctggctgagcgGGGCTCTCCGGAGGCAGCCAGTCCTGCGGGAGAGGCACAGCACCGGGCACAGCACGGTGGGGAAGAGACTCTGGAGGCCAGGCTCAGGCCCGAGTGGCAGAGGTGGGCTGAAGGCACGGCCACACGcatccaggggctgctggcagagctgcacgGGCGGCCGTGGCGCAGCAGCGTCCTGCACATCCAGCCGGTGAAGTCCTACGCGCCACACGTGCATCACCTCGTGCTGGACCTCGAGTGCCGGCCTGTGCTGCCCGTTTAG